The following are encoded in a window of Paenibacillus polymyxa genomic DNA:
- the ruvA gene encoding Holliday junction branch migration protein RuvA — MIDFLRGSVAHLENEYVVLDVQGVGYRVFCPNPYAFAKTEGPVVIYIHHHVREDAILLFGFATREEQQLFRKLIDVSGIGPRVALGILGGGTPAHVVTAIYQENITFLTKLPGIGKKTAQRMILDLKDKLDGIGSLGMATGLFAEPVVEEGEGSYWGEAREALKALGYTDAELDKVWSRMKKDAKPDESADILMKRALQLLFAG; from the coding sequence ATGATAGATTTCTTGCGTGGTTCTGTGGCCCATTTGGAAAATGAATATGTTGTTTTAGATGTGCAGGGTGTAGGGTATAGGGTATTTTGTCCGAATCCTTACGCGTTCGCCAAAACTGAAGGTCCAGTGGTTATTTACATTCACCATCATGTAAGGGAAGATGCTATTTTACTGTTCGGTTTTGCGACCCGTGAGGAGCAGCAGCTTTTCCGTAAACTGATTGATGTATCTGGTATTGGACCGCGTGTTGCGCTTGGTATTTTAGGAGGCGGTACGCCTGCTCATGTGGTAACGGCGATTTATCAGGAGAATATCACATTTCTCACCAAGTTACCGGGGATCGGTAAAAAGACGGCACAACGTATGATTCTGGATTTGAAAGACAAGCTGGACGGTATTGGCTCGTTGGGGATGGCAACCGGATTGTTTGCTGAGCCTGTCGTAGAAGAAGGCGAAGGTTCATATTGGGGCGAGGCCCGTGAGGCGCTCAAGGCGCTCGGTTACACGGATGCTGAGTTGGATAAGGTATGGAGCAGAATGAAGAAAGATGCGAAACCTGATGAATCTGCCGATATTTTGATGAAGCGGGCTTTGCAACTGTTGTTTGCCGGATAG
- the ruvC gene encoding crossover junction endodeoxyribonuclease RuvC, whose protein sequence is MRFLGIDPGIAIVGFGFVDKIGSKVVPVQYGCIQTEAHTPEEERLLHVYEGMLQLIDKYKPDAVALEKLFFNRNVTTAMSVSQARGVLVLAAKQRNLPIGEYTPMQVKQAIVGYGKAEKKQVQEMVRMFLKLQVVPKPDDVADALAVAICHAHSYGLNSKLNEVLRK, encoded by the coding sequence TTGCGTTTTTTAGGAATTGATCCGGGTATTGCCATTGTGGGCTTCGGGTTTGTAGACAAGATTGGCAGTAAAGTAGTTCCTGTGCAGTATGGCTGTATCCAGACTGAGGCTCATACACCGGAAGAAGAAAGGCTGCTTCATGTGTATGAAGGCATGTTGCAATTAATAGATAAATATAAGCCTGATGCGGTAGCACTGGAAAAGCTCTTTTTTAATCGCAACGTTACAACCGCTATGTCTGTAAGTCAGGCACGTGGGGTGCTGGTACTAGCTGCAAAACAACGTAATTTGCCTATAGGTGAATACACACCGATGCAGGTAAAGCAGGCTATTGTAGGGTATGGTAAGGCTGAGAAGAAACAGGTACAAGAAATGGTTAGAATGTTCCTAAAGCTTCAAGTTGTGCCCAAACCGGACGATGTAGCGGATGCTTTGGCGGTGGCTATTTGTCATGCGCACTCCTATGGACTAAATTCAAAATTAAATGAGGTATTGCGAAAATGA
- a CDS encoding BofC C-terminal domain-containing protein, which yields MKRLSWKKQMKRRWKQWRRTVWACSIFGAACLLAGLGILFSNYLQAMLSQPLATTVMAEESMEEALHLSPTEDHSSQMQLLQSIRASGISRKTRLLTTYVCGTETLSLGTLSSQQLETLLKQHPDWKGRLNTKGEVWLERRVEDLSESCKEHGYMGLSTDGQLTLYEGLPKKEKVIRTFFQLDVGSMETALPEGVYKQLQQGIRVQDINEYNSVISTFSDFALERTQRVLKQHY from the coding sequence GTGAAGCGATTAAGTTGGAAAAAACAGATGAAACGGCGCTGGAAACAGTGGAGAAGAACAGTGTGGGCATGCAGCATTTTTGGTGCGGCTTGTTTGCTGGCAGGGTTGGGTATTCTGTTTTCGAATTATTTGCAGGCTATGTTGTCACAGCCACTCGCTACTACCGTCATGGCAGAGGAGAGCATGGAGGAGGCTTTACATCTGAGTCCAACTGAAGATCACTCCTCACAGATGCAACTATTGCAAAGTATTCGTGCTTCCGGTATAAGCAGGAAGACCCGTCTGTTAACCACCTACGTGTGTGGTACGGAAACACTTTCCTTGGGAACGCTAAGTTCACAGCAGCTAGAGACCTTACTGAAGCAACATCCCGATTGGAAGGGACGACTTAATACCAAAGGAGAGGTGTGGCTGGAGCGCAGGGTGGAAGACTTGTCAGAGTCATGCAAAGAGCATGGATACATGGGGTTAAGCACTGACGGGCAGCTTACACTGTATGAAGGGCTACCTAAAAAGGAAAAAGTTATCCGCACTTTTTTTCAATTGGATGTGGGTTCCATGGAGACGGCCTTGCCAGAAGGGGTATATAAACAACTTCAGCAGGGAATACGTGTACAGGATATAAATGAGTATAACAGTGTAATCTCCACTTTTAGTGACTTTGCCCTGGAGCGAACACAAAGGGTATTAAAGCAGCACTATTGA
- a CDS encoding LysM peptidoglycan-binding domain-containing protein has product MKIHIVKKGDTLYLLAQKYNVTLEKVIAANPQLADPNQLSIGEKIKIPTDPVTMETQPSTVYQHKVKQGDSLWKLSKAWNVPLKLIIDANSQLKNPNALLVGETVNIPHYKEEASDFTENKKNTAVKEEMTQPKPESPTKQELTQPKEELTQPKQENMPSPKEEMTQPKETVNPPKLPELKLPEVPMAPVNPAPPQMQPIVTPPAPPQMQPIVTQPIASKPQLPTTVVKQPVAEKFCGCTKSEPMVNSEWSIQQPTFDYSPQINAMPNSWYPGIESPQTWGNAPINTSLAEHASPTVVSDQGYHHDCEHPWCWGPVQTPPINAHPTPYPAYSDCCAPGYYPSHEASENASYPVYPPFIHQGHPQQYPESAVQGSQWSQAWGGPPYGSPAGGHVSDYSQLQGQQSANSPYHPFAHGNAPMYPLEGYTTPYMFMPDCGCREENVQSAPAIPGSQEIGNNLTIASQNEVGSSSKPKDRSVRKGKSKDSSGSTSKEETSKAKVSSKNATNKKQKSGSSSYNARSRKNPWIKD; this is encoded by the coding sequence GTGAAAATACACATCGTCAAAAAAGGTGACACTCTGTACTTGCTGGCACAGAAGTATAATGTGACGCTGGAGAAAGTTATTGCCGCCAATCCCCAATTGGCAGACCCTAATCAGTTGAGTATCGGCGAGAAAATTAAAATTCCAACAGACCCTGTTACGATGGAAACACAGCCGTCAACGGTATATCAACACAAGGTTAAGCAAGGAGATTCATTGTGGAAGTTGTCCAAGGCGTGGAATGTACCGCTTAAGCTAATTATTGATGCCAATTCCCAGCTTAAAAACCCGAACGCACTTCTGGTTGGAGAAACAGTTAATATTCCACACTACAAAGAAGAGGCGTCTGATTTTACTGAGAATAAAAAAAATACCGCAGTCAAAGAAGAGATGACACAGCCTAAACCTGAATCCCCAACCAAGCAAGAACTTACCCAGCCCAAGGAGGAGTTGACGCAGCCTAAGCAGGAGAATATGCCTAGCCCTAAAGAAGAGATGACACAGCCGAAAGAAACAGTGAATCCTCCTAAGCTTCCTGAATTAAAACTGCCTGAAGTTCCTATGGCACCCGTAAATCCTGCTCCACCTCAAATGCAGCCCATAGTTACTCCACCTGCTCCACCTCAAATGCAACCTATAGTTACCCAACCCATCGCATCTAAGCCACAGCTTCCTACAACTGTTGTGAAGCAACCTGTAGCTGAAAAATTTTGCGGCTGCACAAAATCGGAGCCGATGGTAAATTCCGAGTGGTCGATACAACAGCCGACATTTGATTATAGCCCACAAATAAATGCAATGCCGAACTCGTGGTATCCGGGGATTGAGTCTCCTCAAACTTGGGGGAATGCGCCTATTAATACCTCCTTAGCAGAACACGCCTCTCCTACTGTAGTTTCTGATCAGGGCTATCATCATGATTGTGAGCATCCATGGTGCTGGGGGCCTGTGCAGACACCACCTATAAATGCCCATCCAACACCTTATCCTGCCTATTCAGATTGCTGCGCCCCTGGATATTATCCGAGTCATGAGGCGTCTGAAAATGCATCCTACCCTGTCTATCCTCCATTTATCCATCAAGGGCATCCACAGCAGTATCCAGAGAGTGCAGTCCAGGGCAGTCAATGGAGCCAGGCATGGGGAGGACCTCCATATGGTTCGCCTGCGGGTGGGCACGTGTCCGATTATAGCCAACTACAAGGACAACAATCTGCGAATTCCCCTTATCATCCGTTTGCGCATGGGAATGCACCTATGTATCCATTAGAGGGATATACAACACCCTATATGTTTATGCCAGACTGTGGATGCCGGGAAGAGAACGTACAGTCGGCACCAGCAATTCCAGGATCGCAGGAGATTGGTAACAATCTGACTATTGCATCCCAAAATGAAGTTGGCTCTTCTTCTAAACCAAAGGATCGTAGCGTACGTAAAGGTAAATCAAAAGACAGCTCTGGCAGTACATCCAAAGAAGAGACATCCAAAGCCAAGGTTTCCAGTAAAAATGCTACTAATAAAAAGCAAAAATCCGGCTCCTCATCCTATAATGCACGTTCGCGTAAAAATCCGTGGATTAAGGACTGA
- the ilvE gene encoding branched-chain-amino-acid transaminase has protein sequence MAEQWIYLDGQHVTKENAKVSVYDHGFLYGDGIFEGIRIYNGNIFKCKEHLERLYDSAKSIQLNIPLSPDEMLEAMAETIRLNEMRNGYIRLIVSRGAGNLGLDPLRCAKASVIIIVEQLAIYPEEAYLTGLKTISVSQRRNIPDALNPKIKSLNYLNNILVKIQSNYAGVGEAIMLNSQGYVTEGSADNIFIVKNGVLYTPPCYLGALEGITRNAIIDLCAKLGYPLKEQPFTLHDVYVADEVFFTGTAAEVIAAYEVDGRTIGSGVAGPVTLELLAEFRKIVDQDGYKVWQD, from the coding sequence ATGGCAGAACAATGGATCTATCTGGATGGGCAGCATGTGACTAAGGAAAACGCAAAGGTTTCCGTATATGATCATGGATTCTTGTACGGAGACGGTATATTTGAGGGCATTCGTATATATAACGGGAATATTTTTAAATGTAAGGAGCACTTGGAGCGTCTGTATGATTCTGCGAAATCCATTCAGTTAAACATTCCTTTGTCTCCTGATGAAATGTTGGAAGCAATGGCTGAAACGATTCGTCTTAACGAAATGCGTAACGGATATATCCGTCTGATTGTATCCCGAGGTGCAGGAAATCTAGGTTTAGATCCTCTTCGTTGTGCGAAGGCGAGTGTCATCATTATCGTGGAGCAGCTCGCCATTTACCCGGAAGAAGCTTACTTGACTGGCCTGAAGACAATTTCTGTCTCTCAGCGTCGCAACATCCCGGACGCTTTGAATCCGAAGATTAAATCATTGAACTATCTCAACAATATCCTCGTGAAGATCCAGTCTAACTATGCTGGTGTAGGTGAGGCTATTATGCTCAATTCCCAAGGGTATGTGACGGAAGGCTCTGCGGACAACATTTTCATTGTCAAAAACGGAGTGTTATATACACCTCCTTGCTATTTAGGGGCGCTTGAAGGGATTACTCGTAATGCTATTATCGATTTGTGTGCTAAGCTTGGATACCCTCTTAAGGAACAACCTTTTACACTGCATGATGTATATGTTGCGGACGAGGTGTTTTTTACAGGAACTGCGGCAGAAGTTATTGCAGCTTATGAAGTGGATGGTCGTACGATCGGCTCCGGCGTTGCTGGCCCAGTGACTTTGGAGCTCCTGGCTGAGTTCCGTAAGATTGTGGATCAGGATGGCTACAAAGTGTGGCAGGACTAA
- the pheA gene encoding prephenate dehydratase, with translation MKRIALLPEGTVSHEAIKYLLGDTSHELLFYKHIADVFQAVDKGQADYSVIPIENTIDGSVSLHMDWLVHEVDIQMQAEWVYPSIQNLIGHRSEFTKDLDKLDLSKVVKIMSHPVALPQCKEFIQASAPQAELESAGSTAEAVEIVKHNPGKGWTALGTKLAAAKHGLDILASKVTDHDNNFTRFVLIGHQPISLPGTPEGQRTSILVTPPQDFPGALHQVLSAFAWRRLNLSRIESRPTKKQLGNYYFYIEVLESLHSVLLPAAFAEIEALGCHVRVLGSYPSYKYVEAAIEPILKEH, from the coding sequence ATGAAACGAATTGCACTTCTTCCTGAGGGGACTGTTTCTCATGAAGCGATTAAGTATTTGTTAGGAGATACGTCCCATGAATTACTTTTTTACAAACATATTGCGGACGTATTTCAGGCAGTAGACAAGGGTCAGGCAGACTATAGTGTAATTCCCATTGAAAATACGATTGATGGCTCTGTAAGTTTGCATATGGATTGGCTTGTACATGAAGTAGACATTCAAATGCAGGCGGAATGGGTATATCCTTCAATTCAAAATCTTATTGGTCATCGTAGTGAATTTACGAAGGATTTGGACAAGCTGGATTTGAGCAAAGTGGTCAAAATTATGTCTCATCCTGTGGCGCTTCCCCAGTGTAAAGAATTCATACAGGCTTCCGCTCCTCAGGCCGAGTTGGAGAGTGCAGGAAGTACGGCAGAAGCCGTCGAAATTGTTAAACATAACCCCGGTAAAGGCTGGACCGCTCTCGGAACCAAGCTTGCGGCTGCCAAACATGGATTGGATATTTTGGCCAGCAAAGTGACGGATCACGATAACAACTTTACCCGCTTTGTCTTGATCGGTCATCAACCTATAAGTCTCCCGGGTACGCCTGAAGGTCAGCGAACCAGTATTTTGGTCACGCCGCCGCAGGATTTCCCGGGAGCGCTGCATCAGGTTTTATCCGCATTTGCATGGCGCAGGTTAAATCTGTCCCGTATTGAATCGCGTCCGACCAAAAAGCAATTGGGGAATTATTATTTTTACATTGAAGTTTTGGAATCTCTGCATTCCGTGCTGCTTCCGGCAGCCTTTGCAGAGATCGAGGCTTTGGGGTGCCATGTACGTGTTCTTGGCTCTTATCCAAGCTACAAGTATGTTGAAGCAGCGATCGAACCTATTTTAAAGGAACATTAA
- the thrB gene encoding homoserine kinase, translated as MTVLKTARVRVPASTANLGPGFDTLGMALSLYAWIEMKEAEQTAFHLYGDEMNGVPQDKTNLIFKVAQMVFREAGVSVPELDISMYSDIPLTRGLGSSASAIVGALVAANTLIGSPLPNSKLFDMASAIEKHPDNVGASLFGGIITAMWDGEHARHLRLEPDANLEVMVVIPDFQLSTSKAREVLPAHVSLKDAVYNISHASMLVAALASGRTDLIAEAMRDQLHQPYRAALVPGMTEILQDAHHYGALGVALSGAGPTLLALTDRRENRKAELEQYLTDTMNKEGITASVLKLRPENEGVKVYTEGNTLPFMDMIKGELTI; from the coding sequence ATGACCGTTTTAAAAACAGCAAGAGTGCGTGTGCCTGCGAGTACGGCCAACTTGGGTCCCGGCTTTGATACATTGGGCATGGCATTGTCCTTATATGCATGGATTGAAATGAAGGAGGCCGAACAGACGGCTTTTCATTTATACGGAGATGAAATGAATGGTGTTCCCCAAGATAAAACTAATCTGATTTTCAAGGTAGCACAAATGGTTTTTCGGGAAGCAGGTGTATCTGTTCCTGAGCTCGATATTTCGATGTACTCGGATATTCCGCTCACTCGTGGTTTGGGCAGCAGTGCTTCTGCTATTGTGGGCGCCTTGGTCGCTGCCAATACGTTGATTGGCTCGCCTCTGCCGAATTCCAAGCTGTTCGATATGGCAAGCGCCATTGAAAAACATCCGGATAATGTTGGGGCTTCCCTGTTTGGTGGTATTATTACAGCGATGTGGGACGGCGAGCATGCTAGGCATTTACGGCTTGAACCAGATGCTAATCTGGAGGTTATGGTAGTTATTCCAGATTTTCAGCTGTCCACGTCGAAAGCCAGAGAGGTTCTACCCGCTCATGTATCGTTGAAGGATGCTGTATATAATATAAGTCATGCTTCCATGCTGGTAGCAGCATTGGCGTCGGGACGAACCGATTTAATCGCCGAAGCGATGCGTGATCAGCTTCATCAGCCTTACCGCGCGGCACTTGTGCCAGGTATGACAGAGATCTTGCAGGATGCGCACCATTATGGTGCTTTGGGTGTGGCTCTAAGTGGGGCTGGACCAACGTTGCTGGCATTGACAGATCGGCGAGAAAATCGGAAAGCAGAGCTGGAGCAGTATTTAACGGATACCATGAACAAAGAGGGGATCACTGCTTCTGTTTTAAAATTGCGTCCTGAGAATGAAGGAGTTAAAGTATATACAGAAGGGAATACTCTCCCTTTTATGGATATGATTAAAGGGGAACTTACGATATGA